In Streptomyces capitiformicae, one genomic interval encodes:
- a CDS encoding non-ribosomal peptide synthetase, translating to MNNDRTAQAVTAMAPPAADPQDVSVAVPLRPATARGLRLLAGSDGCAPAAVPLAGFWALLLRWSGHEEVQVDAASGPLRCRTDEETTFRQLLGQAGQVAHDAEASSVTYGASVPHPLVPGTGPQELRLNCAWDVQELRCTLDCAPGTFDTTELQRFAGQLSVLLTDALERPERSVQELNLLTAEERRAIVGPFNDTVRFFDDSLLLHQLVEAQVARTPDAVAVRCGTESLTYRRLNALANGLAHRLMGLGVTAGTPVGVCMGRDAELIWSLLGVLKAGGVHVPLDPDYPAERLRFMLENAGAALVVTQERWLGTLPQGVTTILVGKDDATTGLPDTDPTPQTTPDDLAYVLYTSGSTGRPKGVQLTHRSLSNRIQEMRRQYSLTERDRVLQFASASFDAAAEQIFPALMCGGSLVLRDASHWSPQDVVATLQTSQVTVAELPIALWEQVIPLLADGGPGQWLRLLILGGEQISPGSVANWFAVTSVPIHATYAPTETTITAATYVLDRPGPVLIGKPVANTQVCVMDRAGGLVPVGVPGELWIGGVGVTRGYGNRPALTAERFVPHPFAKGERMYRSGDLVRQLPDGDLEFLGRIDTQVKLRGQRVELGDVESTLVAHANVASAVAAVREDTPGDKRLVAYCVPTLGHTVDVGAVREHCRRTLPGYMVPGVIVVLDALPLTPNGKVDRRALPAPDPDAEAPGDDFVAPRNEVEQAIADVWMEILGVRHIGIRDNFFDLGGHSLLATRVTNRIEALTGVAISLVDLFRAPTVEALGRQVLERFTELESQS from the coding sequence ATGAACAATGATCGTACGGCGCAGGCGGTCACCGCCATGGCACCGCCCGCCGCCGACCCACAGGACGTGTCGGTGGCCGTCCCCCTGCGGCCCGCCACGGCCCGTGGACTGCGGCTGCTGGCTGGGAGCGACGGCTGCGCCCCGGCCGCGGTGCCGCTGGCGGGCTTCTGGGCCCTGCTGCTGCGATGGAGCGGCCACGAAGAGGTGCAGGTCGATGCGGCGTCCGGGCCGCTGCGCTGCCGTACGGACGAGGAGACCACCTTCCGGCAGCTGCTCGGGCAGGCCGGCCAAGTGGCGCATGACGCCGAGGCATCCTCCGTCACCTACGGGGCCAGCGTCCCCCATCCGCTCGTGCCCGGAACGGGACCGCAGGAGCTCCGGCTCAACTGTGCCTGGGACGTGCAGGAGCTCCGCTGCACACTGGACTGCGCTCCAGGAACGTTCGACACGACCGAACTCCAGCGCTTCGCCGGGCAGTTGTCTGTCCTGCTCACCGATGCGCTGGAGCGGCCGGAGCGGAGTGTTCAGGAGCTGAACCTGCTCACCGCCGAGGAACGGCGCGCCATCGTTGGCCCGTTCAACGACACAGTGCGCTTCTTCGATGATTCCCTGCTCCTGCACCAGCTGGTGGAGGCCCAAGTAGCGCGCACCCCCGATGCCGTCGCCGTGCGCTGCGGCACCGAGAGCCTGACCTATCGGCGGCTGAATGCCCTCGCCAACGGCCTGGCGCACCGGCTGATGGGGCTGGGCGTCACCGCCGGCACGCCCGTCGGCGTCTGCATGGGACGGGACGCTGAGCTCATCTGGTCTCTGCTCGGCGTGCTCAAGGCGGGCGGGGTCCACGTACCGCTCGACCCGGACTATCCGGCCGAGCGGCTGCGGTTCATGCTGGAGAACGCCGGGGCGGCCCTAGTCGTCACTCAGGAGCGGTGGCTGGGGACACTACCCCAGGGCGTCACCACGATCCTAGTCGGCAAGGACGACGCGACGACCGGCCTGCCGGATACCGATCCCACGCCCCAGACCACGCCCGACGACCTCGCTTATGTGCTGTACACCTCTGGCTCCACCGGACGGCCCAAGGGGGTGCAGCTCACCCACCGATCATTGAGCAACCGCATTCAGGAGATGCGGCGCCAGTACTCGCTGACGGAGCGCGATCGCGTTTTGCAGTTCGCCTCCGCGAGCTTCGACGCGGCCGCCGAGCAGATCTTCCCGGCGTTGATGTGCGGCGGCAGCCTGGTGCTCCGGGACGCCTCTCACTGGAGCCCTCAGGACGTGGTGGCCACCCTGCAAACGTCCCAAGTCACCGTCGCCGAGCTGCCCATCGCGCTCTGGGAACAGGTCATCCCGCTGCTGGCCGACGGCGGCCCGGGTCAGTGGCTACGGCTGCTGATCCTTGGTGGCGAACAGATCTCGCCGGGTTCCGTGGCCAACTGGTTCGCCGTCACTTCCGTGCCCATCCACGCCACCTACGCCCCCACCGAGACCACCATCACGGCGGCGACGTACGTGCTCGACCGGCCGGGTCCTGTACTCATCGGCAAACCCGTGGCCAACACCCAGGTGTGCGTTATGGACCGGGCCGGAGGGCTCGTACCGGTGGGCGTGCCGGGTGAGCTGTGGATCGGGGGCGTCGGGGTCACCCGCGGCTACGGGAACCGGCCGGCGCTCACGGCCGAGCGGTTCGTCCCCCACCCGTTCGCCAAGGGGGAACGGATGTACCGCTCCGGGGACCTCGTGCGACAGCTTCCCGACGGCGATCTGGAGTTCCTCGGCCGCATCGACACCCAGGTAAAGCTGCGCGGCCAGCGCGTCGAACTCGGCGACGTGGAGTCCACGCTGGTCGCGCACGCCAACGTGGCGTCCGCCGTGGCCGCCGTACGCGAGGACACGCCAGGGGACAAACGACTCGTCGCCTACTGCGTCCCTACCCTCGGACACACCGTCGACGTGGGAGCGGTGCGGGAGCACTGCCGCCGCACCCTGCCCGGGTACATGGTGCCGGGCGTCATCGTCGTCCTGGACGCCCTGCCGCTGACCCCCAACGGCAAGGTCGACCGTCGCGCCCTGCCCGCCCCGGACCCCGACGCGGAGGCGCCGGGCGACGACTTCGTAGCGCCCCGCAACGAGGTGGAACAGGCCATCGCCGATGTGTGGATGGAGATTCTCGGGGTGCGACACATTGGGATCCGGGACAACTTCTTCGATCTGGGCGGTCATTCGCTGCTCGCCACGCGGGTGACCAACCGCATCGAGGCACTGACCGGGGTCGCGATCAGCCTCGTCGACCTGTTCCGAGCGCCGACCGTCGAAGCGCTCGGCCGACAGGTCCTGGAGCGCTTCACCGAGTTGGAGAGCCAGTCCTGA
- a CDS encoding class I SAM-dependent methyltransferase, whose product MNPSNGHEAVIGGFYTESPYPWRAHTLQQPLDPELYPALLSQAVGDFGHRRVGPDGAVWVAGCGVNQALITAQRHPAARVVGTDVSEGSLALCNEGRKELSLDNLELRKEGLTAARYHEEFDYIVCTGVLHHNPDPSALLQRLAAALRPTGVLEVMVYNTYHRRNPVAFQQATRLLAGDTGSVAGTGRALAEALDIRNSLASDLAETRLQPDAAFADTWLNPYELTFTVDEFRALAERCGLLLEAPRIGPDDHSGEAALWDVVLHDAALQERYEACDDHTRWRITQLLLAEESPYNWFYLRRADAPLPAPSDASRNAAFLAARAEPVAAAQRTWALHGAEGYRVLVESSPLPTMPVAPEFRALWEHLTPERTVGQTCTRLGLPTDAQTVRRMRAQLTTPEFPYVLSVPA is encoded by the coding sequence ATGAACCCAAGCAACGGCCACGAAGCCGTCATCGGCGGTTTCTACACCGAGAGCCCTTACCCGTGGCGAGCCCACACGCTGCAGCAACCTCTGGATCCCGAGCTGTATCCCGCGCTGCTTTCCCAGGCGGTGGGCGACTTCGGTCATCGCCGGGTCGGACCCGACGGCGCGGTCTGGGTGGCTGGCTGCGGCGTCAACCAGGCTCTGATCACCGCTCAGCGCCACCCGGCGGCCCGGGTCGTGGGCACGGACGTCTCCGAAGGCTCACTCGCCCTGTGTAATGAGGGGCGCAAGGAACTCAGTCTGGACAACTTGGAGTTACGCAAGGAAGGGCTAACTGCAGCTCGTTACCACGAGGAGTTCGACTACATCGTCTGCACGGGCGTACTGCACCACAATCCGGATCCTTCGGCCCTCCTCCAGCGCCTGGCCGCCGCATTGCGTCCCACCGGCGTCCTGGAGGTCATGGTGTACAACACCTATCATCGCCGCAATCCAGTTGCCTTCCAGCAAGCCACTCGTCTCCTCGCAGGAGACACCGGCTCGGTGGCGGGAACCGGACGCGCCCTGGCCGAGGCGTTGGACATTCGGAACTCCCTGGCCAGCGACCTGGCCGAAACACGCCTGCAACCGGACGCAGCCTTCGCCGACACCTGGCTCAACCCCTACGAACTGACCTTCACCGTCGACGAGTTCCGCGCACTCGCGGAGCGCTGCGGCCTGCTCCTAGAAGCGCCCCGGATCGGTCCGGACGACCACTCCGGCGAAGCCGCCCTTTGGGACGTCGTCCTCCACGACGCGGCTCTGCAGGAGCGTTACGAGGCCTGCGACGACCACACCCGATGGCGCATCACGCAGCTGCTGCTTGCGGAGGAGTCGCCGTACAACTGGTTCTACCTCCGCAGGGCCGACGCGCCACTGCCCGCGCCCTCCGACGCCTCACGCAATGCCGCCTTCCTGGCGGCGCGGGCCGAGCCCGTCGCTGCGGCTCAGCGCACCTGGGCACTGCACGGAGCCGAGGGGTACCGCGTGCTCGTCGAGTCCTCGCCTCTACCCACGATGCCCGTCGCTCCGGAGTTCCGTGCCTTGTGGGAGCACCTCACGCCGGAGCGGACTGTCGGGCAGACGTGCACCCGGCTGGGCCTGCCCACTGACGCGCAGACGGTACGGCGGATGCGCGCCCAGCTGACCACGCCCGAGTTCCCGTACGTGCTGAGCGTGCCTGCGTAG
- a CDS encoding M20/M25/M40 family metallo-hydrolase has protein sequence MDRVAGSAEDRRARRWLAERMQARGLVSRTDDVGNVFGHTPNVADRRLLVGSHTDTVPAGGRLDGAYGVIAALEVLTTLHEHGHPAADALEIVSFWDEEGAQPESSGGMVGSTALCADPHLAEITGFVELHIEQGPRMELAGQELCVVDGIVGVDRHLIRAVGETNHAGTTPFVLRRDAGRAMVRAAAVAHDLMRSVSDTLVGNIGSFTLDPGAPNVIPGAAQLVLELRSPREDVLTRCAELVLEHTRAIAAEEGCTVEHRMLSHKPVVAFNESMRTLLEKVCRSTGRPAGSLYSYAGHDAGVISAHVPTAMVFVPSTRGVSHSPYEHTPDRLLTQGAQVLLEAVIAHHDSY, from the coding sequence GTGGACCGTGTCGCTGGCTCGGCCGAGGATCGGCGAGCCCGTCGCTGGCTCGCCGAGCGGATGCAGGCCCGGGGACTCGTCTCCCGGACCGACGACGTCGGCAACGTCTTCGGGCACACACCGAACGTGGCCGACCGTCGGCTGCTCGTCGGTTCGCACACCGACACCGTTCCCGCGGGCGGGCGGCTCGATGGCGCCTACGGTGTGATCGCCGCCCTGGAGGTGCTGACCACCCTGCACGAGCACGGCCATCCGGCCGCCGACGCACTGGAGATCGTGAGCTTCTGGGACGAGGAAGGTGCCCAGCCGGAGTCCTCGGGTGGCATGGTCGGCTCCACCGCTCTGTGTGCCGACCCGCACCTGGCCGAGATCACAGGCTTCGTGGAGCTGCACATCGAGCAGGGTCCGCGGATGGAGCTGGCGGGTCAGGAGTTGTGCGTGGTGGACGGCATTGTCGGCGTGGACCGCCATCTGATCCGGGCGGTGGGCGAGACCAACCACGCGGGGACGACCCCGTTCGTGCTGCGCAGGGACGCCGGTCGGGCCATGGTCCGTGCCGCGGCCGTCGCTCACGACCTCATGCGGTCGGTTAGCGACACGCTCGTGGGCAACATCGGCTCGTTCACCCTCGATCCGGGCGCCCCCAACGTTATCCCGGGCGCCGCCCAGCTGGTGCTGGAGCTGCGTTCTCCCCGTGAGGACGTCCTCACTCGTTGTGCCGAGCTCGTCCTGGAGCACACCCGGGCCATCGCCGCCGAAGAAGGGTGCACGGTCGAGCACCGGATGCTCTCGCATAAGCCCGTGGTCGCCTTCAACGAGAGCATGCGCACCCTGCTGGAGAAGGTGTGCCGCAGCACCGGACGGCCCGCCGGGTCGCTGTACAGCTACGCGGGCCACGATGCGGGGGTCATCAGCGCGCACGTCCCGACCGCGATGGTCTTCGTGCCCAGCACCCGGGGCGTCAGCCACTCGCCCTACGAGCACACCCCCGACCGGCTGCTGACGCAGGGTGCCCAGGTGCTCCTCGAAGCGGTGATCGCCCACCATGACAGTTACTGA
- a CDS encoding DUF885 family protein produces the protein MTVTDHGAGRATARLAREFWAWRAAQRPHSRDDIPRLDRPTGWTPDWSTEGVARHRETLSKFRQAVAALAPRTAPVPVHVNHRLVSSAVARAGWELDTLRLWQRHPGFYVDQALGAVYDLLLPPPPFGPARAEAVLRHLRDVSRVLDWAEGNTRNRAEADFAALTVRELEDIETRLARAVRELTPHVPEVARELSAAADSAARALSAFRERWRARMPDLPPYRPVGEGAFQRYLAEVALLPWTVAELRTMGEREDDRAAMADLVGTRHGSPASEPALPADAATQCAWHAAAEEEVRAFYRDRALLDLPADLPRYRTAPLPGYLAELSWLGITDDLTGPARLTEDAVSYVPPPCSDLPYFDRANAHDPRLGIIHEGVHHQQLAMSWRHPDPVRRHFHDSAVNEGIAFYHEELVLLAGLFDDSPASRRTVHNFMRLRSARVGVDIALAVGGLTIPEAAELLVREVPLDNVTAHHEAAFFALTPGQGLSYQAGKTQVLALLADARRVFGERFELRRFHNHLWRNGNVPLSLLRWEYLGDREELDRADALVTASA, from the coding sequence ATGACAGTTACTGACCACGGCGCCGGCCGGGCCACAGCCCGTCTCGCGCGGGAGTTCTGGGCCTGGCGCGCGGCGCAGCGGCCGCACTCACGGGATGACATCCCGCGCCTGGACCGGCCCACGGGCTGGACGCCGGACTGGAGCACGGAGGGGGTGGCCCGGCACCGTGAGACGCTGTCCAAGTTCCGGCAGGCCGTGGCGGCGCTGGCCCCCCGCACGGCACCGGTGCCCGTGCACGTGAACCACCGGCTGGTCTCCTCGGCCGTCGCGCGTGCTGGCTGGGAGCTAGACACCCTACGGCTGTGGCAACGGCATCCTGGGTTCTACGTGGATCAAGCGCTCGGTGCCGTGTACGACTTGCTGTTGCCCCCGCCGCCGTTCGGCCCGGCCCGGGCCGAGGCCGTGCTCCGGCACCTACGCGACGTGTCCAGGGTGCTGGACTGGGCCGAGGGGAACACGCGGAACCGCGCCGAGGCGGACTTCGCCGCCCTCACCGTCCGAGAGTTGGAGGACATCGAGACGCGCCTCGCCCGTGCCGTCCGGGAGCTGACCCCGCATGTCCCGGAGGTGGCCCGGGAGCTATCGGCCGCTGCTGACTCGGCCGCGCGGGCACTGAGCGCCTTCCGGGAACGCTGGCGGGCGCGGATGCCCGACCTGCCGCCGTACCGACCGGTGGGCGAGGGTGCGTTCCAGCGATACCTGGCTGAGGTCGCACTACTGCCGTGGACCGTGGCCGAGTTGCGCACGATGGGCGAGCGCGAGGACGACCGCGCGGCCATGGCGGATCTGGTCGGTACACGGCACGGCTCCCCGGCCAGTGAGCCCGCGCTACCTGCGGACGCCGCGACGCAGTGCGCCTGGCACGCGGCCGCAGAGGAGGAGGTACGAGCCTTCTACCGCGACCGGGCGTTGCTCGACCTGCCCGCTGACCTGCCCCGCTACCGCACCGCCCCGTTGCCGGGCTATCTGGCGGAGCTGAGCTGGCTCGGCATTACCGACGATCTGACCGGACCGGCTCGGCTCACCGAGGACGCGGTCAGCTATGTGCCCCCGCCCTGTTCGGACCTGCCCTACTTCGACCGGGCGAATGCGCACGACCCCCGGCTGGGCATCATCCACGAGGGTGTACACCACCAGCAGCTCGCGATGTCCTGGCGGCATCCCGATCCGGTCCGCCGCCACTTCCACGACTCGGCCGTCAACGAGGGCATCGCCTTCTACCACGAGGAACTGGTTCTGCTGGCGGGGCTCTTCGACGACAGCCCCGCCTCCCGCCGTACCGTGCACAACTTCATGCGTCTGCGCAGCGCGCGGGTGGGTGTCGACATCGCCCTGGCCGTGGGCGGCCTGACCATACCCGAGGCGGCTGAGCTGCTGGTCCGCGAGGTTCCATTAGACAACGTGACCGCGCACCATGAGGCCGCCTTCTTCGCCCTGACGCCCGGTCAGGGGCTGTCCTACCAGGCTGGTAAGACCCAGGTATTGGCGCTGCTGGCCGACGCGCGTCGCGTATTCGGTGAGCGCTTCGAGCTGCGGCGCTTCCACAACCATCTCTGGCGTAACGGCAATGTTCCGCTGTCGCTGCTGCGCTGGGAGTACCTCGGCGACCGGGAGGAACTGGACCGCGCGGACGCCCTTGTCACGGCGTCGGCCTGA
- a CDS encoding DUF5937 family protein, which yields MTLHIEVGADDLGASRFAISPITQVVAALLVLSGRISSWAARPWADRNRGRLHAMCEAEPDLAALISILGARGYNPDFIAPPPQGSTSTFPQDLAAVRETPAVRARQEVARVFEGRALPDKVVRIFDSPDPVGRFTHALSLAWEEFVAPDWDRMRTILQRDIAHRADQLITEGWDGVLSELAPTIRWHPQASGAVIEVSGMLHERRVLRKGGILYLPNVFDGLWFCWDEPWHNAVVYPADGAAALWPTAASHHPATAHLIPLIGRSRALILTNMDGPITTTQLTRALRMSLGAVGDHLSVLRKSGLVEGTRTGRAVVYRRTRLGDALLAGSAAD from the coding sequence GTGACGCTGCATATCGAGGTGGGGGCTGATGACCTCGGGGCCAGTCGTTTCGCGATATCCCCGATCACCCAGGTCGTGGCGGCCTTGCTGGTCCTGTCCGGCCGGATCTCCTCATGGGCGGCGCGCCCGTGGGCGGATCGCAATCGGGGGCGTCTGCACGCGATGTGCGAAGCCGAGCCCGACCTGGCGGCTCTGATCTCCATCCTCGGCGCTCGCGGCTACAACCCGGACTTCATCGCACCGCCGCCCCAAGGCAGTACGTCGACGTTCCCGCAGGATCTGGCCGCGGTGCGGGAGACACCGGCGGTGCGAGCCCGTCAGGAGGTGGCGCGGGTCTTCGAAGGACGCGCGCTGCCAGACAAGGTGGTTCGCATCTTCGACTCGCCCGACCCCGTGGGCCGCTTCACGCACGCCCTCAGCCTGGCCTGGGAGGAGTTCGTGGCCCCGGACTGGGACCGGATGCGCACCATCTTGCAACGTGACATCGCCCACCGCGCCGACCAGCTGATCACCGAGGGCTGGGACGGAGTGCTCAGCGAACTGGCACCCACGATTCGGTGGCACCCCCAGGCCTCCGGTGCCGTCATCGAGGTCTCCGGCATGCTGCACGAGCGACGGGTGCTCCGGAAGGGCGGCATCCTGTACCTGCCCAACGTGTTCGACGGCCTGTGGTTCTGCTGGGACGAACCCTGGCACAACGCCGTGGTCTACCCAGCCGACGGCGCGGCCGCCCTGTGGCCGACGGCTGCCTCACACCATCCGGCCACCGCTCACCTGATCCCGCTGATCGGCCGCTCCAGGGCTCTGATCCTCACCAATATGGATGGACCGATCACCACCACGCAGCTCACCCGCGCCCTGCGCATGAGCCTCGGCGCGGTCGGCGATCATCTGTCCGTGCTCAGGAAGTCCGGTCTGGTCGAGGGCACCCGGACGGGCCGCGCCGTTGTCTACCGGCGCACCAGACTGGGCGACGCGTTACTCGCGGGGTCCGCCGCGGACTGA
- a CDS encoding MFS transporter — protein MLVSDDNKPPGYRGVFQERDFRALWAAHALLNLGEVMKALALSALVYSRSGSPLLAGIAYVAGFLPQVLGSAALLSLADRLPTRPTMAGWDVARAAGAAVLALDMLPVPGVLALTMLYGLFDPVPAAMKTALLPELLGARRFVPAQSLMNITVGAAQIAGFAVGGGLLALLGPVGTLWVVCGGALLSAAVLRLGLRIRPSRGVGRAAVTPAQALATTWSVNRALWADVRVRRLLLALWLPACWIVGAEALMISYADEIGSPRAVGALLTAAAVGMLFGDVLVGRFATQSQRNRWALPLSVLLGAPYLLFAAQPGIAVAAGLAALASIGFGYSLCLQEPFVSAVPVESRGQAFGLSTSGLMSCQGIAAGLTGVVAELVRPSVGIAMAAVASLVCTALLGRVLRPTP, from the coding sequence ATGCTCGTCAGCGACGACAACAAGCCCCCGGGCTACCGGGGGGTGTTCCAGGAGCGGGACTTCCGGGCGCTGTGGGCGGCGCACGCGTTGCTCAATCTGGGCGAGGTCATGAAGGCCCTCGCCCTGTCCGCGCTCGTCTATAGCCGCAGCGGTTCGCCACTGCTGGCCGGCATCGCCTATGTGGCGGGGTTTCTGCCGCAGGTGCTGGGCAGTGCCGCCCTGCTCTCTCTCGCCGACCGGCTGCCGACCCGGCCGACCATGGCCGGCTGGGACGTGGCCCGGGCGGCCGGCGCGGCGGTGCTCGCCCTCGACATGCTGCCAGTGCCCGGAGTGCTGGCCCTGACCATGTTGTACGGCCTGTTCGATCCGGTGCCCGCCGCCATGAAGACGGCCCTGCTCCCGGAGCTCCTGGGCGCCCGGCGGTTCGTGCCAGCCCAGTCCCTGATGAACATCACGGTCGGCGCCGCGCAGATCGCCGGCTTCGCCGTCGGCGGCGGTCTGCTTGCGTTGCTCGGCCCCGTCGGCACGCTCTGGGTGGTCTGCGGCGGCGCCCTGCTGTCCGCCGCAGTGCTCCGTCTCGGCCTGCGGATCCGCCCCTCGCGCGGGGTGGGCAGGGCCGCGGTCACCCCGGCCCAGGCCCTCGCCACCACCTGGTCGGTGAACCGGGCCCTGTGGGCGGACGTCCGGGTGCGCCGCTTGTTGCTGGCGCTGTGGCTGCCCGCGTGCTGGATCGTCGGCGCGGAGGCGCTCATGATCTCGTACGCGGACGAGATCGGCAGCCCGCGGGCTGTCGGCGCGCTGCTCACCGCCGCGGCAGTCGGCATGCTGTTCGGTGACGTCCTCGTCGGCCGTTTCGCCACCCAAAGCCAGCGCAACCGCTGGGCGCTGCCGCTGTCCGTACTGCTGGGCGCTCCGTACCTGCTCTTCGCCGCGCAGCCGGGCATCGCTGTGGCCGCCGGGCTGGCGGCACTGGCCAGTATCGGGTTCGGCTACAGCCTGTGCCTCCAGGAACCGTTCGTCAGCGCGGTCCCTGTCGAGTCACGCGGCCAGGCCTTCGGGCTGTCGACCTCCGGTCTGATGTCCTGCCAGGGCATCGCCGCAGGCCTGACCGGGGTAGTCGCCGAGTTGGTGCGGCCGTCGGTAGGTATCGCCATGGCGGCGGTGGCCTCCCTGGTCTGCACGGCGCTGCTGGGCCGCGTGCTCAGGCCGACGCCGTGA